caacACACATCTCCCACGgccggccagaaaaacagagcactccactgctctgctcgcgggcgagggggtatatataggcatcccattggtcccggttcgtggctggaaccgggactaaaggaccccctttggtcccggtttcagccaccaaccgggactaaaggtggtgggccaggagcgaggcccattggtcccggttcgtgtctggaaccgggaccaaagggtccagacgaaccgggaccaatgccccacgaggcccggccggccccctggccccacgaaccgggacctatgcccccatgggtctcGGTTCGTGAGTGAACCAGGATTAATGGGCTGGCcctgcctggaccaaagccctgttttctactagtgatctctCTAAACCCGGCGAACCACCAAAAAAATTCTGCGGGCCTGCAACCCCCCACCTAGAACCGTCATTTTCCGGCTCGCCTTCACCGGCGCAGCCGACTACGGCTCGTTCTGGCGGAGGCCTTGCCGGCGTCCCCGGGCCTCGCTTCCACTCACCCTAGCACCGCCATTCGCGGCCACGGTATTGCGCTCACGCTTGCTTCCTTCTTCCCGAATTGATTGTCCCAAATACGAAATTCACACTGTTAACTTaacaaaagaaaagtttttggcagGATATGTTTCTTCTTCCTCCGGCCGTTTCCTAAATCAGAACAAATGAAGAAATACCACATGGGACATGTGGTTAGCAAAATCAAAAATTCGCATAGAACGAATGGAGCACAATGGACTGCATTTGGCCCAATTTCCGTTCCCTTCCCCCTTGCCTCGCCTCCAATGAACTCATGGCCATGCCTTGTAAGGTGTTTCCGGCTCGGGCTCGGGCTAATCCAACCGGTAGTCGATATGAAAAGGTCTTCCGCCCGCATGGTCAACCTGCTGCCACACCTCCACCGGTCCTGACAAGGCCTCACCGTGGCCGGTTGCGTCGCCCCTGACTCGGCCTCGGGCACTACTGCTCCTTCCATTAGAAATTTAGAATCGACGACATAATGCTGAATTTATTTTCAGTTGCGTGTGAAATAGCTAAATGCGGGAAATAAAATTACGATTGCTACCAAACCCCATGGTATATCAACCAGCGCCCACCGCCCAACGCAGCAGTTTAATATTTGAATGAAGACCAACAAAGGGGCCAATCATGGAACAAAAGCATCTGGCAAAGGTTTACCGCCCAGCCCAGCCCAGCAGTTTTATATTTGAAAGGCCAAAAAGGAGCCAATCATCATGGCACAAAAGGCATCCGCCAAAAGATTTTTCTCCGGGAATGTCGAATCTTCAGCATGGGCATGGCTCCTCCTTTTCTTCTTCAGAATTAGCATCATTTTCACCGGGAGCCACGATCCGCAGAAATGCAGGGGCATTCGCCAGCTCGCGGCGCCGTTTGCTGAAGCATGCGCACCTTCCAGTAAGAAGATTCTTCTTGTCAATCTCCTGCATACCTGCCCACAAACGAAGGAAAGCACACACGTAGCGCATCAACTCAACGtataagagcatcttcaatagatggtccaaattctGACGGTCCAAAACCGGAGATGTAAAATTTGGACCGTCAAAAAATGCGTTTTGGAGCTCCGaaaaaaggccaactccaacagatggtccaaattcatggtccaaaagagcaactccaatagatggtccaaattcaTGGTCCAATAGATGTTCAGGCACTGTACAGCCGCACATATTGCATAAAACATGTTTTAAAACAACATAACAAATTCATGTCCATAACATCAAATTATTACATAGTTCTTCAGATCCAGGAGATGAAATGCAACACAAATACAACATAGTTTTGCACAATACAATATAGTTTTGAACAAACAAATAATGAATCTATGCGGATCTTTCGCCATGCCATTTCCAATGCTCTTCCATCAAATCTTTCTGGAGTTGGTCATGCACATCGCTGTCTCTAATCTCGCTGAACACCTTCACGAAACGTCTGATGCGTTGTTCTTTTCGCATGGGGTTAACAGGAATGCCCATCAAGTGATAGAAGTTGTAATCTAAATCTTTTCCACGCTCgttctcaatgatcatgttatgcatgatcacgcaagcggtcatgatgtaccaaaggatcttttgatcccaaaatctagttggtcctcgcacaatagcaaattgggattgcaaaatcccaaatgccctctcaacatcttttctagccgccgcttgTGCATTATGAAAGACAAGTTCTTTCTTACCTTGAGGTGTTGCAACCAGCTTGACGAATGTACTCCACCTCGGGTAGatcccatctgcaagatagtacccataGTTATAGGTGCGGCCATTTTCTTCGAAGGTCACCGGTGGTGCTTCTCCatttgctaagttggcaaagagagGTGACCGGTCGAGCACGTTGATGTCGTTGCAAGACCCGGGCATACCAAAatatgcatgccaaatccatgttTCATAATCAGCAACTGCCTCAAGAATGATAGTGGCATCCTTCCCACGACCTTTGAATTGTCCATGACAtgacaattcttccatttccaatgcatgcaatctacaGACCCGAGCATACCTGGAAACCctcgagctttgttcatctccaaaagcctcTGAGTGTCCTGAGCATTGGGTGCTCTCAAGTACTGTGGACCGAACACTTCTACCATAGTTATTGCAAATTGCTTGACATAGAAGATAGAAGTGCTCTCTGCCATCGCCAAGTTGTCATCAATGTAATCTGCCGGAACACCATATGCCATAATGCGCAAAGCGGCAGTGACCTTCTGCTCAATGCTATGGCCAAGCAACCCCGCACAGTTCCTTCTCTGCTCGAAGACTGGGTTATGCTGCTTCACTTCATTGCAAATGCGAAAAAACAAGTCCTTCGACATTCTGAAACGGCGTCGAAAGTAATTCTCCGGAAAGACAGGTGATGATGCAAAGTAGTTGCGCACCAACCGTTTGTGCGCATCAATCCGTTCTCTCCGAATGAACGCACGACCATAAACGGAACCACCGTGTTTCGGTTTCTTCCTCTTGTGCATGCCCACTAGCATAGCAATCTCCTCTTCTTCATGGAAATCAAATTCCTCGTCCGACGATGAATCATCTACGAAAGAGGAGTCAACCGAGCTCATCTACAATGCACACGACCACCGTCAAACATACTATCCAATCCCGAGTTAAATCATCAAGTTTTGTCATTTTTTTACCTTGAGGAATTCCGTCGAACACCTTGTGCGCGCGGTGGAGGAAGATGGCCGCCGGTTGGATTGGCTGCTGCTTACGGCTGCGGACGGCTCCGGACGGCGAAAGTGATAACAAAAGAGgttggaggccggccaagaggagctcGGCGGGCGGCGAAGACAAATTCGGCAGCCGGGCGGAGGGATTGGTGCGGCGGTCGTCGTGCGGCCGGTGCAACGTCCGTGGACAGGCTCACGGCCGACGGGAGCAGGTCGGCGGCAGCCCGAGACCCGCGGAGGCCTACCGCGGCAGCCGGACCGCCGGAGGGGCCGAATCCCGCGCCGGCTACCTCCCGATTCGGCGGtgtccgggcggcggcggggaggcgaggggggCGACGGCGGTGGAGGGCGGCAGCGGGGATGTGGGGTGGTGACGCGGGCGACGGCGAGGTTTTGGGCGGTCGCGGCGGCGGATTCCGGCCGGCGGGTCGCGGGCGGGCGGACAGGTGCGGCGGGAACGGAAATGAAGTGGCGGTTGGGCgttcgcgggcggcggctggttttGGACCAGATGCATCTCGTGATGCATATTTGCATCGCGAGATGTTGGATTTTACATCACGAGGAGGCCGCGGTCCAAATTTTTTTTGCATATGGACCGTCTGTTGGAGCAGCGTTTTTTGCCCCAGACGGTCCAAAAATTAGGTATTTTTACATTTGGaccgtctattggagatgctctaaagcttGTTCTCAAGACATGTGAGTATAACAACTTTGTTTGTTTGTATGTGTGATAATGATGAATAACTGAATGTATGTACATTTGTACTTGCAAAGGACTAGACACGACCGATTGGTTTGTTGTGGATTGTGGCGCATTTGTACGAACCGCTGCTAGATTTGTTGATTCTCACGTGTTAAAGTTACCAAGCCTTCATGGAATTAACCAGGATGGTTTTCAGCGGCAGGTTTGGACTGGCTGAAGATTTCCCTCTTCCCGGCAAGGCCTTCGCAAGCGCGGAGGAACGGTGGCTGCATGCAAGAAGAGGGGGTCCCCCAAAACCCGAGGGACTTTGACACCATGGCGATTCTGGTTCACTGAAGGATATGGAAAGAGAGGAACGCGAGGATCTTCAACGCCGCGCACTGCACAGCGGCACAGGCAGGCTTTGAAGCTACCATGGAGGAGTTCAGAATGTGGAAGGCTGCTGATTGTATCAACCAGCTATTAGTGTAGCTAACTGTTCCTGTTCTGTTCCTTCCTTCCCAGATCAACACAATCTCTGTGTTGCCTCAAACACTATACTTGTATTTTCTCTTCTCTCTTAATAAAGATCGGACACCGGCCTTTTTGACAGGATTGTTGTTTTTTCAGCCGGCCAATGTTCTCTGAATGTCTGATTCAATTTCGGAAGCGGAAAACCTAACCGCGGCCAATTGACGCACATAACATCAAGCGATCAACTGCTAATATGTCATAATACATGAAGACATGAGCAGGTAATGGATATTCTTAAGGAGGTTGACTGCAAGTCAAGTCAAGGTAAGCGGACGCGTTTGCTATTGCCATCAATCAGGAATTTCAAAGTAGGGACATAAATTTCCATGCAATTTCCAATGCATTTCTTCAGAGAAGCACTGATTGGCTGGCCTACTAAAGCCACAGAATCCTACTACCTTTTATTCAGATATATATATAAGTACTGATTGGCTGGCTTAAAAGCCACAGAATAAGAATAACAACCCATTTCCCAAACTCGGACATCCCCCATGGGTGCAACTGCAGCCTGCTGCGTCCTGCTCATTCTAGCCGCCACGGCTGCCTCCTCTGTGTACGCACAACAAGCCGGCGGTGGGTGCTTCGCAGGTGAGAGGGATGCGCTGCTCTCATTTCGAGCCGGCATCGGAAAAGATCCCCAGGGCCTCCTCGCCTCGTGGAGTGGCCAGGATTGCTGCCTCTGGAATGGCGTCAGGTGCAGCAACACAACAGGCCATGTTGTCGAGCTCGGCCTCCGCAACAGTTTCTTCTTGGATGATCAGTTCGCTCCCGTGTTCTCCAACAACTCTCATGGAATGCGTGGAGAGATAAGTTCTTCCTTGCTTGTTCTGCGTCATTTGGAGCACCTAGATCTCAGTGGGAACTATCTCGGGGGAATAGGCGTGCCCATACCAAGATTCTTGGGCTCTCTCCCGAGCTTGGTATATCTCAACCTCTCCTCCATGGATTTCGACGGGAAGGTGCCCCCTCAACTCGGCAACCTCTCCAGGTTACTATATCTTGACCTCAACAACATCTGGAATCCTAATGAGTTTTATGGTGATGATAATATATTGCATGCCGAGGATATATCGTGGTTACCACGTCTCCCTTTGCTAAGGTTTCTCGACATGAGTGGTGTGAATCTCACCGCTGTTGGCAACTGGGTTCAAGTGCTTAGCATGCTTTCTAATTTGAGAGCACTTCGCCTTTCTGAATGCCATCTTGTCTTTCCACACACACCTATTCTGCATCCTAACCTAACATCACTTGAGATGCTTGATTTAACAGCGAGTGGGATTGACACCTTGAACCCAACCTACTGGTTCTGGGATGTTGGCACCATCAGGCATCTTGATCTCACAAATAACATAATTTCTGAACCTTTTCTGGATGCAATGGGAAATATGACTTCCCTTGAGGTTCTGAAACTTGGAGGCAATTACCTCACAGGTGTAAGAACCGAAATCCTGAACAACCTGTGCAATTTGAGAGTGCTAACACTGTGGTCAAATCCGATCAACCAAGACATTTCAGAAGTTTTGAAGGGGTTGCCTCAGTGCGCATGGAGTAAGATAGAGTTGCTAGATCTATCTTGTACCAATATCAGTGGGGAAATTCCAAAGTGGATTAACCAATGGACTAATTTGAGCATTCTTCAACTATCTTCAAATAGGCTTGTAGGATCAATATCTACTGAAATTGGTATGCTCAGCAAACTCAACCAGTTGTATCTCGATGGTAATCAGTTAAATGGCTCTATATCGGAGGAACATTTCACCAGTTCAGTGAATTTGGAGGAACTGGACTTGTCTTACAACTCCCTACACATGACAATCAGCTCACACTGGAATCCGCCCTTTAAACTGCATCTGGCTTATTTCCCTCGTAGCAAAGCTGGACCTCGGTTTCCTTTGTGGCTTAAAGGGCAGATCAGCATTACTAATCTTGACATTTCTGATGCAAACATAGTTGATTATCTCCCGGATTGGTTTTGGACTGTATTTTCAAATGTTCAATATTTGAACATCTCTTGTAATCAGATCAGTGGCAGGTTACCAAGGACACTTGAATTTATGCCTTCTGCTCTAATATTTGACCTCAACTCCAATAACCTCACTGGTAC
This window of the Triticum aestivum cultivar Chinese Spring chromosome 5D, IWGSC CS RefSeq v2.1, whole genome shotgun sequence genome carries:
- the LOC123122369 gene encoding receptor-like protein EIX2; protein product: MGATAACCVLLILAATAASSVYAQQAGGGCFAGERDALLSFRAGIGKDPQGLLASWSGQDCCLWNGVRCSNTTGHVVELGLRNSFFLDDQFAPVFSNNSHGMRGEISSSLLVLRHLEHLDLSGNYLGGIGVPIPRFLGSLPSLVYLNLSSMDFDGKVPPQLGNLSRLLYLDLNNIWNPNEFYGDDNILHAEDISWLPRLPLLRFLDMSGVNLTAVGNWVQVLSMLSNLRALRLSECHLVFPHTPILHPNLTSLEMLDLTASGIDTLNPTYWFWDVGTIRHLDLTNNIISEPFLDAMGNMTSLEVLKLGGNYLTGVRTEILNNLCNLRVLTLWSNPINQDISEVLKGLPQCAWSKIELLDLSCTNISGEIPKWINQWTNLSILQLSSNRLVGSISTEIGMLSKLNQLYLDGNQLNGSISEEHFTSSVNLEELDLSYNSLHMTISSHWNPPFKLHLAYFPRSKAGPRFPLWLKGQISITNLDISDANIVDYLPDWFWTVFSNVQYLNISCNQISGRLPRTLEFMPSALIFDLNSNNLTGTLPHLPRHLIELDISRNSLSGPLPQQFGAPSLMDLLLSENSINGTIPPYICQLQLLQVLDLAKNCLVGQFPLCPEVSEGRFIKAIILNENNLSGEFPSSLQSFPELILLDLAHNKFGGELPTWIAKKLPDLSYLKLRHNMFSGSIPVELTHLGYLQYLDLAYNRISGSIPHTLGNLKAMVEDQTQSQVDPLTWSVERPGNPATDYETKYDDSLVVVMKGQYLDYTSNVFYMVGLDLSCNNLVGDIPVEITSLVNLKNLNISYNGLSGKIPEKIGLLGSLESLDLSCNELSGEIPSGFSDMTMLSKMNLSYNNLSGRIPTGNQLQTLIDPASSYIGNKYLCGLPLSRNCSGPKVFGGDLDKHQGEARFFYLGLAAGFILGLWVVFVLFLFCKRCRVTCFQLFDKLVRAIKAFMA